The following are encoded together in the Pedobacter steynii genome:
- the xylA gene encoding xylose isomerase, with product MITVTTGEKEFFKGIEQIKFEGLASDNPLAFRWYEENRIIAGKTMKEHLRFACAYWHSFVATGGDPFGEATIIHPWNEKSDAVARAKDKMDAAFEFITKMNLPYYCFHDVDLVDYTNDISENERRLQAIVDYAQQKQAASGVKLLWGTANLFSHRRYMNGAATNPDFHVLAHGAAQVKSALDATIALNGENYVFWGGREGYMSLLNTNMKREQEHLAKFLHTAKDYARKQGFKGTFFIEPKPCEPSKHQYDYDSATVSNFLRQYGLLEDFKLNIEVNHATLAGHTFQHELQVAADAGLLGSMDANRGDYQNGWDTDQFPNNINELTEAMLIVLETNGLQGGGINFDAKIRRNSTHPADLFHAHIGGMDTFARALITADQILQQSDYKKIRTQRYASFDQGAGQDFENGLMDLEALRNYAVEKGEPQSISGQQELLENIINRFI from the coding sequence ATGATCACAGTAACGACAGGAGAAAAGGAATTTTTCAAAGGAATAGAACAAATAAAATTTGAAGGTCTGGCTTCGGATAACCCACTGGCATTTCGCTGGTATGAGGAAAACAGAATCATTGCAGGAAAGACGATGAAGGAACATTTGCGTTTTGCCTGCGCCTACTGGCATTCTTTTGTGGCTACCGGTGGAGATCCCTTCGGCGAAGCAACCATCATTCATCCATGGAATGAAAAATCAGATGCCGTAGCCCGTGCAAAAGATAAAATGGATGCAGCCTTTGAATTCATCACCAAGATGAACCTTCCCTATTATTGTTTTCATGATGTGGACCTGGTGGATTATACGAACGACATTTCCGAGAATGAAAGACGGCTACAGGCAATTGTGGATTATGCACAGCAAAAACAAGCTGCAAGCGGAGTGAAATTACTTTGGGGAACCGCGAACTTGTTTTCTCACCGCCGTTACATGAATGGTGCAGCAACAAATCCGGATTTTCATGTTCTGGCACATGGAGCAGCACAGGTGAAATCTGCGTTAGATGCAACCATTGCACTGAATGGCGAAAATTATGTTTTCTGGGGAGGTCGAGAGGGCTATATGAGCCTCCTGAATACCAACATGAAACGCGAACAGGAACATCTTGCTAAATTCTTACATACCGCAAAAGACTATGCGCGCAAACAGGGTTTCAAAGGGACTTTCTTCATCGAACCTAAACCATGTGAGCCTTCTAAGCACCAATACGATTACGATTCTGCAACAGTGAGCAACTTCCTTCGTCAATACGGTTTATTGGAAGATTTCAAATTAAATATTGAAGTGAACCATGCTACGCTTGCGGGCCATACCTTCCAACATGAGTTGCAGGTGGCTGCTGATGCAGGCTTATTGGGTTCTATGGATGCCAACAGAGGCGATTATCAGAACGGATGGGACACAGATCAGTTTCCAAACAACATCAATGAACTGACTGAAGCCATGCTGATTGTATTGGAAACCAATGGCCTTCAAGGCGGCGGAATCAACTTTGATGCGAAAATCAGAAGAAATTCTACCCACCCTGCTGATCTGTTTCACGCACATATTGGCGGAATGGACACCTTTGCCAGGGCGTTGATCACTGCAGATCAAATCCTTCAGCAATCCGACTACAAAAAAATCAGAACCCAACGCTATGCCTCATTTGATCAGGGTGCAGGTCAGGATTTTGAGAATGGCCTGATGGACCTGGAAGCTTTACGCAATTATGCGGTTGAAAAAGGAGAACCACAAAGCATCAGCGGTCAGCAGGAACTCCTGGAAAACATCATTAACAGATTCATTTAA
- a CDS encoding xylulokinase, with protein sequence MLLLGIDIGTSSVKLAIVDSASQKTIITAQYPEEESAIQALKPGWAEQSPEMWWEHTQHAFAICKKKGVFNPLDISAIGIAYQMHGLVLVDKEQQLLRNSIIWCDSRAVALGNEAFDELGHEYCLSHLLNSPGNFTASKLAWVKQNEPEVYAKIHKIMLPGDFIAMKLSSSITTSISALSEGIFWDFKTDTISASLMDHYGFDPEMIPEIRPVFSEHGTVSLSAAELLGLKSGIPVAYKSGDQPNNALSLNVLEPGEIAATAGTSGVIYGLSDQLAYDPQSRVNTFAHVNYTPEQKRLGTLLCINGTGSMNRWTKNLLTSGISYAEMNETAKKVAIGADGLRVLPFGNGAERMLNNRLIGGHFHNIDFNLHTNAHIFRGVQEGIAFAFRYGLDIMCSNGLRPNVIRCGKANLFLSELFLEAFVNSTGVPVELYENDGSIGAALGAGIGAKIYARPAEAFSRMKPIQFTEPSLTSNYEQIYQDWLINLEAKITQQ encoded by the coding sequence ATGTTATTACTAGGAATAGACATCGGCACTTCTTCAGTCAAGCTTGCGATAGTAGACTCAGCCTCGCAAAAGACCATCATAACTGCACAGTATCCGGAAGAAGAGAGCGCAATTCAGGCCTTAAAGCCGGGATGGGCAGAGCAAAGCCCGGAAATGTGGTGGGAACACACCCAACATGCTTTTGCTATTTGCAAAAAGAAAGGCGTTTTTAATCCGCTGGACATTTCAGCAATCGGGATTGCCTACCAGATGCATGGTTTAGTGCTGGTAGATAAGGAACAGCAGCTCTTGAGGAATAGCATTATCTGGTGCGACAGCAGAGCCGTAGCATTGGGAAATGAAGCTTTTGATGAATTGGGCCATGAATATTGCTTGAGTCACCTGCTCAATTCCCCTGGCAACTTCACAGCTTCAAAACTGGCCTGGGTAAAGCAGAACGAACCAGAGGTTTATGCAAAGATCCATAAAATTATGCTTCCTGGTGATTTTATTGCCATGAAGCTGAGTTCCAGCATTACAACCAGTATCTCTGCCCTATCGGAAGGAATATTCTGGGATTTCAAAACCGATACGATATCCGCCAGCTTGATGGATCACTATGGCTTCGATCCGGAAATGATTCCGGAGATCAGACCTGTTTTTTCAGAACACGGGACGGTGAGCTTAAGTGCTGCCGAACTTCTCGGTCTGAAATCAGGCATTCCTGTCGCCTATAAATCAGGGGATCAACCCAATAATGCACTCTCTCTCAATGTCCTGGAGCCGGGAGAAATAGCCGCAACCGCAGGGACATCCGGAGTAATTTATGGACTGAGTGATCAACTGGCTTATGATCCGCAATCCAGGGTCAATACTTTTGCCCATGTCAATTATACACCGGAACAAAAACGGTTGGGCACCCTGCTCTGCATCAATGGCACAGGAAGTATGAACCGGTGGACTAAAAACCTGCTGACATCTGGCATTTCCTATGCAGAGATGAATGAAACAGCAAAAAAAGTAGCTATCGGTGCCGATGGACTTCGGGTTTTACCTTTTGGAAACGGCGCAGAACGCATGCTGAACAACAGGTTAATTGGAGGCCATTTTCACAACATTGATTTCAACCTGCATACCAACGCCCATATCTTTAGGGGCGTACAGGAAGGAATAGCCTTTGCTTTCCGTTATGGGCTGGACATCATGTGCAGCAATGGCCTTCGTCCGAATGTGATCCGCTGCGGAAAAGCCAACCTGTTTCTGAGTGAACTCTTTCTGGAAGCTTTCGTCAACAGCACCGGAGTACCTGTGGAGTTGTATGAAAATGATGGCAGCATAGGTGCGGCATTAGGTGCCGGTATCGGTGCGAAAATCTATGCCCGGCCGGCCGAAGCTTTTAGTCGGATGAAGCCCATTCAATTCACGGAGCCCAGCTTAACTTCCAACTATGAACAGATCTATCAGGACTGGCTCATCAACTTAGAGGCAAAGATCACACAACAATAA
- a CDS encoding LacI family DNA-binding transcriptional regulator, whose product MKRQKRTTIYDIAQKLNLAASSVSRALSDSNKINAETKALVLKTAAEMNYQQNAMASNLRKGNNPTIGVVVPRINQYFFSNVIAGLEEITFKKGYNLVICQSNELHAREVEGVNALVNQNVSCIVISIAAEKGSSDHLQQVLDRNIQLIQFDRVLAELETLKVLNDNKQAAYEAVVHLIEQGYRRIALLEGPQELHIFRERKEGYIAALEDHGFPILSELMYANAWTKELGAAATASLLDMSDPPDAIFASTSDFAALGVLEVANNKGIRIPEELGICGYSNEPFTEITSPSITTIDQFSVEMGRTIGDLHFQEIGNFSPEDKVKTVNVRPKLIVRNSTRRKLQ is encoded by the coding sequence ATGAAACGTCAGAAAAGAACAACGATATATGATATCGCCCAAAAACTCAATTTAGCAGCCTCTTCAGTGTCAAGAGCATTGAGTGATAGCAATAAGATCAACGCAGAAACCAAAGCCCTGGTACTGAAAACAGCTGCAGAGATGAATTATCAGCAAAATGCGATGGCATCTAATCTCAGAAAGGGGAATAACCCGACAATTGGTGTGGTTGTGCCCCGAATCAATCAGTACTTCTTTTCCAATGTTATTGCGGGCTTAGAGGAAATTACTTTTAAAAAAGGATACAACCTGGTGATCTGTCAGTCTAACGAGCTCCATGCCCGGGAGGTGGAAGGAGTAAATGCGCTGGTGAACCAGAATGTCAGCTGCATTGTCATTTCTATTGCTGCAGAAAAAGGTAGTTCTGATCACCTTCAACAGGTATTAGACCGGAATATCCAGCTCATTCAGTTTGACCGGGTATTGGCCGAGCTGGAAACCTTGAAGGTGTTGAATGATAACAAACAGGCAGCTTATGAAGCCGTGGTACACCTGATCGAACAGGGGTATCGTCGGATTGCTTTGTTAGAGGGGCCTCAGGAACTTCATATTTTTAGAGAACGTAAGGAAGGTTATATTGCAGCACTGGAGGATCATGGTTTTCCGATCCTTTCCGAGTTAATGTATGCAAATGCCTGGACAAAAGAACTAGGAGCAGCCGCTACGGCCAGCTTATTGGACATGTCAGATCCACCTGATGCAATTTTTGCCTCTACCTCTGATTTTGCCGCTTTAGGCGTGCTGGAAGTGGCCAATAATAAAGGAATCCGTATTCCAGAGGAACTGGGTATCTGCGGATATTCGAACGAACCCTTCACCGAAATTACCAGCCCATCTATCACCACCATAGATCAGTTCAGTGTGGAGATGGGCAGAACAATAGGAGATCTGCACTTCCAGGAAATAGGGAATTTCAGTCCGGAAGATAAAGTGAAAACGGTAAATGTAAGACCAAAGCTCATCGTGAGGAATTCTACCAGGCGGAAATTGCAATAA
- a CDS encoding hybrid sensor histidine kinase/response regulator transcription factor, whose product MKTAAQPGSVQFSRMDLSNGLSHNQVNAILKDSKGFMWFGTLSGLNRYDGQVMKVFKHNPRDTTSIIDNFITNIYELPGNKLYLETRSGANIYDPETECFIRNVGAWFKSLNIPASTVSEVFKDKDGNFWFNAKERGVFKYEVSAARTLSVPVSFVTTIREDKQGNIWMAHRDKTITKLDRKTTGIKQRILVFKKMNPTDFQDFNLFVDQDSDLWVYTLNSQRGIDYYSPVSGRQRFLDKGPEALNSNLINGMIADEHGQIWIATDHGGINLLDKKSFKMKYLLHKEDDPKSIGQNSILHIYKDDSGIIWVGTFKKGLSFYHEKILKFPLFNHQVSNPNGLTYDDVNRFAEDDQGNIWIGTNGGGLFYFNRKTGQFKRYQHQPDNPNSLSNDIIVSLYIDRTKRLWIGTYFGGLNSFDGKVFTHYKHQPANPNSLADDRVWDILEDRKGNLWVATLSGGLDRLDRNTGTFYHKRAGEKNGLHSNSLSCLIEDRKGNLWIGSSDGVDQLKTDGNFVHYKYEEGNVNSLINNVVYDLMEDSYGFIWIATRDGLSRLNPATKQFRNFDIKDGLAEKATLKIVEDHQRNLWLSTANGLFNVIVKPQRHHDFSYTFHKYDEHDGLQGTAFNANAGYKTRTGDLLFGGANGFNLFQPGHIKTDHSKPGITFTDLQIENKSVGIGEDIGGRVILDKSITATSAIELKYSQNGFALEFAALNYFNPQKIRYRYKLEGFDVDWQEAQPDSRRATYTNIDPGTYFFKVMSTDATGNWVNNEATLEIIILPPFWRTWLAYVGYVLLIGGTLFYIRHRGIERLKKEFLLRQERQQAHRMHELDLMKIKFFTNVSHEFRTPLSLIITPLEKLIGHNVIPKKQELQLIHRNAKRLLNLVNQLLDFRKMEVQELRLQLKAGNVISFIQELCLAFNDIAEQKQIAFIFHTEAKQLMVAFDHDKVERVVFNLLSNAFKFTPEGGKVTVELMVTEQDQEKSTLILRVTDTGIGMEADKTEQIFERFFQNDMPDSIVNQGSGIGLSITKEFVKLHDGIIHVNSVLNEGSVFEVSLLLATVSESESAFEASSQEKPSAGGNDEPDSSADQSRLPEEPGEEQGSIKEQAFTWKSKKQIIVLVEDNDDFRFYLKDNLTAHYQVLEASNGKEGWQKILSAHPDLVVSDVTMPGMNGTELCQKIRSDKRTAHLPVVLLTALTNEDQQLIGLETGANDYITKPFNFEILLSRIKNILMQQALAKKTFLKQVEFKPAETGIESQDDKFMRQLATQLEKNLSNAAYSVDQLSSDLNMSRVGLYKKILPLTGKSPIAYIRFYRLQKSKALLLKSQLSISEIAYESGFSNPKHFSRYFKQEFGVLPSVYAQQKSGEGAV is encoded by the coding sequence ATGAAAACTGCCGCTCAGCCCGGATCGGTTCAGTTTTCCCGCATGGATTTGTCTAATGGCTTATCACACAATCAGGTAAATGCCATCCTTAAAGACAGTAAAGGTTTTATGTGGTTTGGGACACTTAGCGGGCTTAACCGTTATGATGGGCAGGTCATGAAGGTCTTTAAGCATAATCCAAGAGATACCACTTCCATTATCGATAATTTTATCACCAATATCTATGAGTTACCCGGCAATAAATTGTATCTGGAAACCAGGAGCGGGGCGAATATCTATGACCCGGAAACGGAGTGTTTTATCAGAAATGTTGGTGCCTGGTTTAAATCGCTGAATATTCCGGCAAGTACCGTTTCTGAGGTATTCAAAGATAAAGACGGTAATTTTTGGTTCAATGCAAAGGAGCGGGGGGTATTTAAGTATGAGGTATCCGCTGCCAGGACCCTTTCCGTTCCTGTTTCATTCGTTACTACAATCCGGGAGGACAAGCAGGGAAACATCTGGATGGCCCACCGCGATAAGACCATTACAAAGCTGGATCGGAAAACCACCGGAATAAAGCAGCGTATTCTGGTGTTTAAAAAAATGAATCCGACAGATTTTCAGGATTTTAATCTGTTTGTAGATCAGGATTCGGACTTGTGGGTATATACCTTGAACAGTCAGAGAGGAATCGATTATTATAGCCCTGTCAGCGGCCGGCAACGCTTTCTGGATAAGGGACCTGAAGCATTGAACAGTAACCTGATCAATGGAATGATAGCAGATGAACATGGACAAATCTGGATTGCAACGGATCATGGTGGGATAAACCTGCTTGATAAAAAGAGTTTTAAAATGAAGTATCTCCTTCATAAAGAAGATGACCCAAAAAGCATCGGGCAAAACAGTATTCTGCATATTTATAAAGACGATTCGGGGATTATATGGGTTGGAACCTTCAAAAAAGGACTTAGCTTCTATCATGAGAAAATTCTTAAATTTCCTCTTTTCAATCATCAGGTAAGTAATCCGAATGGACTGACCTATGATGATGTGAATCGTTTTGCAGAAGATGATCAGGGAAACATATGGATTGGTACCAATGGCGGCGGATTGTTCTATTTCAACCGTAAAACTGGGCAGTTTAAACGATATCAGCACCAGCCTGATAATCCCAACAGTCTTAGTAATGACATCATTGTGAGCCTTTATATCGACCGGACTAAGCGATTATGGATAGGAACATACTTTGGTGGCCTGAATAGTTTTGATGGAAAGGTTTTTACGCACTATAAACACCAGCCTGCAAATCCGAATAGTCTTGCCGATGACCGGGTGTGGGATATTCTGGAAGACCGTAAAGGAAATTTATGGGTGGCAACTTTGAGTGGTGGTTTAGACCGTCTCGACCGGAACACGGGAACCTTTTACCATAAGCGTGCCGGGGAGAAAAATGGTCTTCATTCCAACTCCCTTTCCTGTCTGATAGAAGATAGGAAGGGAAACCTCTGGATCGGAAGTTCTGATGGCGTGGATCAGTTGAAAACAGATGGAAATTTTGTTCATTATAAATATGAGGAAGGTAACGTTAATAGCTTAATTAATAATGTAGTATATGATTTGATGGAAGATAGTTATGGTTTCATCTGGATTGCTACCAGGGATGGTTTAAGCAGACTGAATCCGGCTACAAAGCAATTCCGGAACTTCGATATCAAAGACGGATTAGCAGAAAAAGCGACTTTAAAAATTGTCGAAGACCATCAGAGAAATCTTTGGCTGAGCACCGCCAACGGACTGTTTAATGTTATTGTGAAACCGCAGCGTCATCATGATTTTTCTTATACTTTCCATAAATATGATGAACATGATGGCCTCCAGGGAACTGCGTTTAACGCAAATGCCGGATATAAAACGCGGACAGGGGATTTGCTGTTTGGGGGAGCCAATGGTTTCAACCTTTTTCAGCCCGGTCACATCAAAACAGACCACAGCAAGCCAGGTATTACCTTTACAGACTTACAGATCGAGAATAAGAGTGTAGGCATAGGGGAAGATATTGGCGGGCGTGTGATTTTGGATAAATCAATTACTGCTACCTCGGCTATTGAGTTGAAATACAGTCAGAATGGCTTTGCGCTTGAATTTGCAGCACTCAATTATTTCAATCCTCAGAAAATCCGTTATCGATATAAACTGGAAGGTTTTGATGTGGATTGGCAGGAAGCGCAGCCTGATAGTCGCCGGGCAACCTATACAAATATTGACCCGGGTACTTACTTCTTCAAAGTGATGTCTACCGATGCCACGGGAAATTGGGTGAATAATGAGGCTACGCTGGAGATCATTATCCTTCCTCCGTTCTGGAGAACATGGCTGGCCTATGTTGGATATGTATTGCTCATAGGAGGGACTTTGTTCTATATCCGGCACCGTGGAATTGAACGTTTAAAGAAAGAATTCCTGCTCAGACAGGAACGTCAGCAGGCACATCGGATGCATGAACTGGATTTAATGAAGATTAAGTTTTTTACTAATGTAAGCCATGAGTTCAGGACGCCATTGTCTTTGATTATTACGCCTTTAGAAAAATTGATCGGACACAATGTCATACCAAAAAAACAGGAATTACAACTCATACACCGCAATGCAAAGCGACTGCTGAACCTGGTTAACCAGTTACTCGACTTTCGGAAAATGGAAGTACAGGAACTCCGGCTTCAGCTTAAAGCCGGCAATGTGATTTCCTTTATTCAGGAGCTTTGTCTTGCCTTTAATGATATTGCTGAGCAGAAACAAATTGCTTTTATCTTTCATACAGAGGCAAAGCAATTGATGGTGGCTTTTGATCACGATAAGGTAGAAAGGGTGGTTTTCAATCTGTTGTCCAATGCCTTTAAGTTTACACCTGAAGGTGGAAAGGTAACCGTAGAACTGATGGTCACTGAGCAGGACCAGGAAAAGAGCACCCTTATTCTTAGGGTTACAGATACAGGAATTGGTATGGAGGCCGATAAAACCGAACAGATATTTGAACGTTTTTTTCAGAACGATATGCCCGATTCTATTGTCAACCAGGGTAGTGGGATCGGTTTGTCTATTACTAAAGAATTTGTAAAGTTACATGATGGTATTATTCATGTTAATAGTGTTTTAAATGAAGGGTCAGTCTTTGAAGTCTCGCTGCTTTTAGCAACTGTATCTGAGTCTGAGTCAGCATTTGAAGCCAGCTCACAGGAGAAGCCTTCCGCTGGGGGAAATGACGAGCCGGACTCCTCTGCTGATCAGTCAAGGTTACCTGAGGAACCAGGGGAAGAACAGGGCTCCATAAAAGAACAGGCCTTTACCTGGAAAAGCAAGAAACAAATTATTGTACTGGTAGAAGATAACGACGATTTCAGGTTTTACCTGAAAGACAACCTGACTGCCCATTACCAGGTATTGGAAGCATCGAATGGGAAAGAAGGATGGCAAAAGATCCTGTCCGCTCATCCGGATCTGGTAGTCAGTGATGTGACTATGCCGGGGATGAATGGGACGGAGCTTTGTCAGAAAATCAGGTCTGATAAACGTACCGCTCATCTACCAGTGGTACTGCTTACTGCTTTAACTAACGAAGATCAACAATTGATTGGATTAGAGACTGGCGCTAATGATTACATTACTAAACCCTTTAACTTTGAAATCTTATTGTCCCGTATTAAAAACATCCTCATGCAACAGGCACTGGCAAAAAAAACCTTTCTTAAACAGGTCGAATTTAAGCCTGCTGAGACCGGGATAGAATCTCAGGATGATAAGTTTATGAGACAGCTGGCCACGCAACTGGAAAAGAATTTATCCAATGCCGCTTACTCGGTGGATCAGCTCAGTTCAGACCTGAATATGAGCAGGGTGGGCTTGTATAAAAAGATCCTGCCCTTAACAGGAAAATCTCCCATCGCCTATATCCGTTTTTACCGGCTTCAGAAATCAAAAGCGCTTTTGTTGAAATCCCAGCTCAGCATCTCGGAAATTGCCTATGAATCTGGCTTCAGTAATCCCAAACATTTTAGTCGGTATTTCAAACAGGAATTCGGAGTCTTGCCTTCAGTTTATGCACAGCAGAAGTCTGGAGAAGGTGCTGTTTGA